A window from Bosea sp. ANAM02 encodes these proteins:
- a CDS encoding SDR family oxidoreductase, producing the protein MLLTGASRGIGHATVMQFAMAGWRILSCSRQAFSDKCPWPSGADDHVQIDLGDPEDTMRGIAEIKKRLAIEGGKLNALVNNAGISPKGRNGERLGAATTSFNDWHKVFQVNFFAPIMLARGLLDELTAAKGAIVNVSSIAGSRVHPFAGAAYATSKAALASLTREMAADFGPLGVRVNAISPGEIDTSILSPGTDKIVATLPMQRLGKPDEVAKAIYFLCTDASSYVTGSELHINGGQHV; encoded by the coding sequence ATGCTGCTGACCGGGGCGAGCCGCGGCATCGGCCATGCCACGGTGATGCAGTTCGCCATGGCGGGCTGGCGCATCCTGTCCTGCTCGCGCCAGGCCTTCTCCGACAAATGCCCCTGGCCGTCGGGCGCGGACGACCATGTCCAGATCGATCTCGGCGACCCCGAGGACACGATGCGCGGCATCGCCGAGATCAAGAAGCGGCTGGCGATCGAGGGCGGCAAGCTCAACGCACTGGTCAACAATGCCGGCATCTCGCCGAAAGGGCGCAATGGCGAGCGGCTCGGCGCCGCCACCACCTCCTTCAACGACTGGCACAAGGTCTTCCAGGTCAATTTCTTTGCGCCGATCATGCTGGCGCGCGGGCTGCTCGACGAGCTCACCGCCGCCAAGGGCGCGATCGTCAACGTCTCCTCGATCGCGGGCTCGCGCGTGCATCCCTTCGCCGGAGCGGCCTATGCGACCTCGAAGGCGGCGCTCGCCAGCCTGACCCGCGAGATGGCCGCCGATTTCGGCCCGCTCGGCGTGCGCGTCAACGCGATCTCGCCCGGCGAGATCGACACCTCGATCCTGTCGCCGGGCACGGACAAGATCGTCGCGACCCTGCCGATGCAGCGGCTCGGCAAGCCCGACGAGGTCGCCAAGGCGATTTATTTCCTCTGCACGGACGCCTCGAGCTACGTCACCGGTTCGGAGCTGCACATCAATGGCGGACAGCACGTCTGA
- the pdxH gene encoding pyridoxamine 5'-phosphate oxidase yields MQPLTSGDFTEENEPFALFQKWLDEATKSEPNDPTGMALSTVDAEGMPNSRMVLLKGHGPDGFVFYTNTESQKGQELIGQPKAAALFHWKSLRRQIRIRGTVALVTDAESDAYFHSRPRDSRIGAWASQQSRPLESRFALEKAVASYTLKFGIGEIPRPAYWRGFRITPTYIEFWRDGAFRLHDRIIFRRDASDAPWTKTRFYP; encoded by the coding sequence GTGCAACCGTTAACGAGCGGTGACTTCACCGAGGAAAACGAGCCTTTCGCCTTGTTCCAGAAGTGGTTGGACGAGGCCACGAAGTCGGAGCCGAACGACCCGACCGGCATGGCGCTCTCGACCGTCGACGCCGAAGGCATGCCGAACAGCCGCATGGTGCTGCTCAAGGGCCACGGGCCGGACGGTTTCGTGTTCTACACCAACACCGAGAGCCAGAAGGGCCAGGAACTCATCGGCCAGCCCAAGGCCGCCGCCCTGTTCCACTGGAAGAGCCTGCGCCGGCAGATCCGCATCCGCGGCACGGTCGCGCTCGTGACCGACGCCGAGTCGGACGCCTATTTCCACTCCCGCCCGCGCGACAGCCGCATCGGCGCCTGGGCTTCGCAGCAGTCTCGCCCGCTGGAGAGCCGCTTCGCGCTGGAGAAGGCGGTGGCGAGCTACACGCTGAAATTCGGCATCGGCGAGATTCCGCGCCCGGCCTACTGGCGCGGCTTTCGCATCACCCCGACCTATATCGAGTTCTGGCGCGACGGCGCCTTCCGCCTGCATGACCGCATCATCTTCCGCCGCGACGCGTCCGATGCGCCCTGGACGAAGACCCGCTTCTACCCCTGA
- a CDS encoding RT0821/Lpp0805 family surface protein: protein MRPLAAVALLAVFSAGCSVSFPILGLSSKSEDEVAATSSMTTSSVLPARGGDRAGPLASLASELGPEDMRRADGAMGVALDPQGNGAAVSWDNPQSGIKGSFIPVGGPFLRADEICRAFIASVQTQARPVKLQGTACRPSGGEWAVKDMGPWKGLS from the coding sequence ATGCGCCCGCTGGCTGCCGTCGCGCTTTTGGCCGTGTTCAGCGCCGGCTGTTCCGTCTCCTTCCCGATTCTCGGCCTGTCGAGCAAGAGCGAGGACGAGGTCGCCGCGACCTCGTCCATGACGACCTCCTCGGTCCTGCCGGCCCGTGGCGGCGATCGCGCCGGCCCGCTCGCCAGCCTGGCGTCGGAGCTGGGACCTGAAGACATGCGCCGGGCCGACGGGGCGATGGGCGTGGCGCTCGATCCGCAGGGCAATGGCGCCGCCGTCTCCTGGGACAATCCCCAAAGCGGCATCAAGGGCTCCTTCATCCCGGTCGGCGGCCCTTTCCTGCGCGCCGACGAGATCTGCCGGGCCTTCATCGCCAGCGTCCAGACGCAGGCCCGGCCGGTCAAGCTTCAGGGCACGGCCTGCCGCCCTTCCGGCGGCGAATGGGCGGTCAAGGACATGGGTCCCTGGAAGGGCCTGAGCTAA
- a CDS encoding NUDIX hydrolase, with protein sequence MSEDGGQVIRFPTPGRAAARPVLAASVAVFRDGKVLLATRTKPPADQLWSLPGGKVEPGETLEEAALRELDEEVGVSARILGFNRHVEIFGRDARGAVTHHFVVASFIGAWLSGEPRTGPEAGAVMWADPLKLGGLATTRELGDVLRRAHQLFTAGAGSS encoded by the coding sequence ATGAGCGAGGATGGCGGCCAGGTCATCCGCTTCCCCACGCCCGGCCGGGCGGCGGCGCGGCCGGTGCTGGCGGCCTCGGTCGCCGTCTTCCGCGACGGCAAGGTGCTGCTGGCGACGCGAACCAAGCCGCCGGCCGATCAGCTCTGGTCGCTGCCGGGCGGCAAGGTCGAGCCCGGCGAGACGCTGGAGGAAGCGGCCCTGCGCGAACTGGATGAGGAGGTCGGCGTTTCCGCCCGCATCCTCGGCTTCAACCGCCATGTCGAGATCTTCGGCCGCGACGCCAGGGGCGCCGTAACCCATCACTTCGTCGTCGCCTCGTTCATCGGCGCATGGCTTTCCGGCGAGCCGCGCACAGGACCGGAGGCGGGTGCCGTGATGTGGGCCGATCCGCTGAAACTCGGCGGACTCGCCACCACGCGCGAACTGGGCGACGTCCTGCGGCGCGCGCATCAGCTCTTCACGGCCGGGGCGGGCTCCTCATGA
- the fabI gene encoding enoyl-ACP reductase FabI, producing MPDSNAVSPTANLLKGKRGLVMGVANNRSIAWGIAKAAADAGAELAFTYQGDALKKRVEPLAKQLGGHVVGHCDVTDGATIDAVFAEIEKLWGKLDFVVHCIAFSDKDELTGRYVDTSEANFSKSLLISCYSFTAITQRAEKLMPDGGSLLTLTYYGAEKWMPHYNVMGVAKAALESSVQYLAADLGPQKIRVNAISAGPIKTLAASGIGDFRYILKWNEYNSPLRRTVTIEEVGETAVFLVSDMSRGITGEIMHVDAGYHVVGMKVPTAPDISLDKGE from the coding sequence ATGCCTGATTCCAACGCCGTTTCGCCGACCGCCAATCTCCTCAAGGGCAAGCGCGGGCTCGTGATGGGCGTCGCGAACAACCGCTCCATCGCCTGGGGCATCGCCAAGGCGGCGGCGGATGCCGGTGCGGAACTCGCCTTCACCTATCAGGGCGACGCGCTGAAGAAGCGGGTCGAGCCGCTGGCCAAGCAGCTCGGCGGCCATGTCGTGGGGCATTGCGACGTCACCGACGGCGCCACGATCGATGCGGTCTTCGCCGAGATCGAGAAGCTCTGGGGCAAGCTCGACTTCGTGGTCCACTGCATCGCCTTCTCCGACAAGGACGAATTGACCGGCCGCTATGTCGATACGAGCGAGGCCAATTTCTCGAAGTCGCTGCTGATCTCCTGCTATTCCTTCACGGCGATTACCCAGCGCGCCGAGAAGCTGATGCCGGATGGCGGCTCGCTTTTGACCCTGACCTATTACGGCGCCGAGAAATGGATGCCGCATTACAATGTCATGGGTGTCGCCAAGGCGGCGCTGGAATCGAGCGTGCAGTATCTCGCCGCCGATCTCGGCCCGCAGAAGATCCGCGTCAACGCAATCTCGGCCGGCCCGATCAAGACGCTCGCGGCCTCCGGCATCGGCGATTTCCGCTACATCCTGAAGTGGAACGAGTACAATTCGCCTCTGCGCCGGACGGTGACGATCGAGGAGGTCGGCGAGACCGCTGTCTTCCTGGTCTCCGACATGTCGCGCGGCATCACCGGCGAGATCATGCATGTCGACGCGGGCTACCACGTCGTCGGCATGAAGGTGCCGACAGCACCGGACATCTCCCTCGACAAGGGCGAGTGA
- a CDS encoding DnaJ C-terminal domain-containing protein — protein MRDPYQVLGVARGASDAEIKKAFRKRAKELHPDRNRDDPKAQDKFSELNAAYEIVGDETKRKQFDRGEIDAEGKPRFQGFEGMGAGRGGRSGGFEFNFGQGGGHPFGGRAGPGGGDAGFDASDIFSSLFGEGSRRARGRPEPQKPPEQSFTLEVTLAQAATGGTRRVKLPGGREVEITIPEGVSDGKVMRLRGLGQVDPFSGEAGDVMMTIKVKPDSRFTIDGNDLRTRVTVPLARAVLGGPLHVPTLTGAVEMNIPPLTGTARQFRLRGKGLKGEKGAVGDLFVAIDIEMPASDAELTALMKGRDEAK, from the coding sequence ATGCGCGATCCCTATCAGGTTCTGGGCGTCGCCCGCGGCGCGAGCGATGCGGAAATCAAGAAGGCTTTCCGCAAGCGCGCCAAGGAGCTGCATCCGGACCGCAACCGGGACGACCCCAAGGCGCAGGACAAGTTCTCCGAGCTCAACGCCGCCTATGAGATCGTCGGCGACGAGACCAAGCGCAAGCAGTTCGATCGCGGCGAGATCGATGCCGAGGGCAAGCCGCGCTTTCAGGGCTTCGAGGGCATGGGCGCCGGCCGGGGCGGGCGCAGCGGCGGCTTCGAGTTCAATTTCGGCCAGGGCGGCGGCCATCCGTTCGGCGGACGCGCCGGTCCGGGGGGCGGCGATGCCGGCTTCGACGCCTCCGACATCTTCTCCTCGCTCTTCGGCGAGGGCTCCCGGCGGGCCCGCGGCCGGCCCGAGCCGCAGAAGCCGCCGGAGCAGAGTTTTACGCTCGAAGTCACCCTGGCGCAGGCCGCGACCGGCGGCACCCGCCGGGTCAAGCTGCCGGGTGGCCGCGAGGTCGAGATCACCATCCCCGAGGGAGTGAGCGACGGCAAGGTGATGCGCCTGCGCGGGCTCGGCCAGGTCGATCCGTTCTCGGGCGAGGCCGGCGACGTGATGATGACCATCAAGGTCAAGCCGGATTCGCGCTTCACCATCGACGGCAACGATCTGCGCACCCGCGTCACGGTGCCGCTCGCCAGGGCGGTGCTCGGCGGGCCGCTGCATGTCCCGACGCTGACCGGCGCGGTCGAGATGAACATCCCGCCGCTGACCGGCACGGCCCGGCAGTTCCGCCTGCGCGGCAAGGGGCTCAAGGGCGAGAAGGGCGCGGTCGGCGATCTCTTCGTCGCCATCGATATCGAGATGCCCGCGAGCGATGCCGAACTCACGGCGCTGATGAAAGGGCGTGACGAAGCCAAGTGA